From the genome of Lentilactobacillus buchneri, one region includes:
- a CDS encoding NUDIX hydrolase, whose protein sequence is MILLVTLIIKAGGIPLDSQNILERPFITITNLIWSFDHATNRVNILLVKRDNDPYNNYWALPETFMRSQESAEETALRLVREKIGMDLSGSHTEQLATFTNPLRTPGDRALSLGYMTFLPDKPQLKAGYGASDARWFTMGYTDKTYTFSDSDHIFQSTDCPVQRTYYAEFGGTNADPDKHLAFDHEWILKVACERIRNKLDYQPNILLILGRQFTLKDARRVYSPFLKLRVDQIDNSNFKKSHQDLFTDIGSSEVNGPGRPARLYKLAHLRA, encoded by the coding sequence ATGATTCTGTTAGTAACATTAATCATCAAGGCAGGAGGCATACCGTTGGACTCACAAAATATTCTTGAACGGCCATTTATCACCATCACTAATTTAATCTGGAGCTTCGACCACGCCACCAATCGGGTCAATATTCTGCTGGTCAAACGCGATAACGATCCTTACAACAACTACTGGGCATTACCGGAAACCTTTATGCGCTCCCAGGAAAGTGCCGAAGAGACTGCGTTGCGCCTAGTCCGAGAAAAGATTGGCATGGATTTGTCAGGCAGTCACACTGAACAGTTGGCAACCTTTACCAATCCTCTGCGGACACCTGGCGATCGGGCACTGTCTTTGGGGTACATGACATTTTTACCCGATAAACCGCAGCTCAAGGCGGGTTATGGTGCCTCGGATGCCCGGTGGTTCACCATGGGATATACGGATAAAACGTACACCTTTAGCGATTCGGATCATATTTTCCAATCCACAGATTGCCCGGTTCAACGGACGTACTATGCAGAATTTGGCGGGACCAACGCTGATCCTGACAAACACCTGGCATTTGATCATGAATGGATTTTGAAGGTTGCCTGTGAGCGAATTCGCAACAAACTGGATTATCAGCCTAATATCCTGTTGATTCTTGGGCGACAATTCACGCTCAAAGATGCTCGGCGGGTCTATTCGCCATTTTTAAAACTTCGGGTGGATCAAATCGACAACTCGAATTTCAAGAAAAGCCACCAAGATCTCTTTACTGATATTGGTTCCAGCGAGGTCAACGGTCCCGGTCGGCCGGCTCGGTTGTACAAATTAGCTCATTTGCGGGCGTAA
- a CDS encoding oleate hydratase, with translation MYYSNGNYEAFAKPKKPAGVANKSAYLIGSGLASLAAAVFLVRDAQMPGENIHVLEELSLPGGSMDGIYNPDKGYIVRGGREMEQHFETLWDLFRSIPSLENPDVSVLDEFYWLNKDDPSFSHARAIEKRGHRIPTDGKFTLSRKAVEEIAKLVMTPEDQLDNLKINDVFSDDFFKSNFWLDWSTMFAFEPWASAAEMRRYLMRFVHHVGTLPNMSSLKFTKYNQYESLIKPMVKYLEDRGVSFQFNTTVENVIVDTTDGKKTATKLEIIEDGVEKSIDLTPNDFVFITNGSITESTTYGDNDHPAAKEHAVGAAWTLWENLAKQDPAFGHPKKFYQNIPPANWVISATTTFTDDRIVPYIERITKKDPHSGQLVTSGPVSIRDSNWLMGLTVSRQPHFAQQKPNELVVWTYGLFSDLPGNYVQKKIADCSGIEICEEFLYHIGVPVDEIEEIAQSANTIPAHMPYITSYFMPRQAGDRPLVVPAGSTNLAFIGNFAETRRDTVFTTEYSVRTAMEAVYQLLNVDRGVPEVFDSSFDIRSILSSVYYLNDEKSLLELPLTPPEKMVIQRLLKHVKGTYLEELLKDQKLI, from the coding sequence ATGTATTATTCTAATGGCAATTATGAGGCCTTTGCCAAACCCAAGAAACCCGCTGGTGTTGCCAACAAGTCAGCCTATTTGATCGGTTCGGGTCTGGCGTCACTGGCCGCCGCAGTCTTTCTGGTTCGTGATGCGCAAATGCCGGGGGAAAATATTCACGTCTTAGAAGAGCTGTCACTGCCAGGAGGCAGTATGGATGGCATTTATAATCCTGACAAGGGCTATATTGTCCGTGGCGGTCGGGAAATGGAACAGCACTTTGAAACCTTGTGGGACCTGTTTCGGTCAATTCCAAGCTTGGAGAATCCCGACGTCTCAGTCTTGGACGAATTTTATTGGCTGAACAAGGATGACCCGAGTTTTTCACATGCCCGGGCAATCGAGAAGCGCGGCCACCGAATTCCAACTGACGGCAAATTCACCCTGTCCAGAAAAGCAGTGGAAGAAATCGCCAAGTTAGTGATGACACCTGAAGACCAATTGGATAATTTAAAGATCAACGACGTCTTTTCCGATGACTTCTTCAAGTCTAATTTCTGGCTGGATTGGTCAACGATGTTTGCCTTTGAACCATGGGCCAGTGCTGCAGAAATGCGACGCTACCTGATGAGATTTGTTCACCACGTTGGCACGCTGCCAAATATGTCGTCACTAAAATTCACCAAATACAATCAGTATGAGTCGCTGATTAAACCGATGGTCAAATACCTGGAAGATCGGGGTGTCAGTTTCCAATTCAATACCACGGTTGAAAATGTGATTGTCGACACTACTGATGGGAAGAAGACCGCTACCAAGCTGGAGATTATTGAAGACGGGGTGGAGAAAAGCATTGATTTGACGCCAAATGATTTCGTCTTCATTACCAACGGGTCGATTACTGAAAGTACGACCTATGGGGATAACGATCATCCGGCAGCGAAGGAACATGCGGTTGGCGCAGCTTGGACGCTTTGGGAGAATCTGGCTAAACAGGATCCTGCATTCGGTCACCCGAAGAAATTTTACCAGAACATTCCTCCGGCCAACTGGGTGATTTCTGCCACGACCACGTTCACTGACGATCGAATTGTGCCATACATTGAGCGGATTACCAAGAAAGATCCGCACAGTGGTCAATTGGTTACCAGCGGGCCAGTGTCGATTCGGGATTCCAACTGGTTGATGGGACTAACGGTTAGTCGTCAGCCACATTTCGCTCAGCAAAAACCAAATGAGCTGGTTGTCTGGACTTATGGCTTGTTCTCAGATTTACCTGGAAACTATGTTCAAAAGAAGATTGCCGACTGCTCAGGAATTGAAATCTGCGAGGAGTTCTTATACCACATTGGCGTCCCCGTTGATGAGATCGAAGAGATTGCCCAATCAGCCAACACGATTCCGGCCCACATGCCGTACATTACCTCGTACTTCATGCCGCGGCAGGCAGGCGATCGACCGCTGGTTGTCCCAGCCGGTTCAACCAACTTGGCATTTATCGGTAACTTCGCTGAAACAAGGCGTGACACGGTCTTTACCACCGAATATTCAGTCCGGACGGCAATGGAGGCGGTCTATCAACTGCTGAACGTCGACCGTGGTGTTCCAGAGGTCTTTGATTCATCGTTTGATATTCGATCGATCCTTAGTTCTGTGTACTATTTGAATGACGAAAAGTCCTTATTGGAATTACCGTTGACCCCACCGGAAAAAATGGTTATTCAGCGATTACTGAAACATGTTAAGGGAACTTACTTGGAAGAACT
- a CDS encoding nicotinate phosphoribosyltransferase, producing the protein MMSNLSMLTDLYEFSMANGYRQTITDEQGVFDVFFRKVPDNGSFVIAAGLEQAVKALQNFHFDDSDIEYLRSLNLFQENFLTYLKDFKFDCQVSAIPEGTPVFPREPLLTIRGPLLQTQLFETMILNILNHQSLIATKARRITYSADGRPVMEFGARRAQGPDSATYGARAAVIGGCSSTSNVLAAEAFGIPAAGTMAHAWIESFPDELTSFEKWAEVYPDNAALLVDTYDVLKSGVPNAIKVFKELKANGHKPVGIRIDSGDISQLSKAARKMLDDAGLPEVKITASNALDEHVVASLLNEGAPLDNFGIGEKLITSASSPVLSGVYKLAAVIENGKMIPKIKVSASREKVTLPGLKQVYRLYQPGTDKAFADVIALSDESLDQPITVVKANPLATKREQRIEKFDAKPLQNEVLAGTDLKMAFPSVFDIQKYSKQKLTEIPAATQRLVNPDEFPIYVTTKLAALQESLLEADAQ; encoded by the coding sequence ATAATGAGTAACTTATCAATGTTGACAGATTTATACGAATTTTCAATGGCTAACGGCTATCGACAGACGATTACCGATGAGCAGGGGGTCTTCGATGTCTTCTTCCGGAAGGTTCCCGATAACGGTAGTTTTGTGATTGCTGCTGGCTTGGAGCAGGCCGTCAAAGCGCTGCAGAATTTCCACTTTGACGATAGTGACATCGAGTATCTCCGGTCACTGAACCTGTTTCAAGAGAATTTTTTGACGTATTTAAAAGATTTCAAATTCGATTGTCAGGTATCCGCCATTCCGGAAGGGACGCCTGTCTTTCCACGAGAACCGCTGCTGACAATTCGTGGACCGCTGCTGCAAACGCAATTATTTGAGACAATGATTCTCAATATTTTGAATCATCAGTCACTGATCGCCACCAAGGCCCGTCGGATTACCTACTCGGCTGATGGCCGGCCGGTGATGGAGTTTGGTGCCCGACGAGCGCAAGGCCCCGACAGTGCGACGTATGGTGCCCGAGCTGCTGTGATTGGCGGCTGTTCCAGTACTTCCAACGTGTTGGCAGCCGAAGCATTTGGCATCCCGGCCGCCGGCACCATGGCCCATGCTTGGATCGAATCGTTCCCAGACGAATTGACCTCTTTTGAAAAATGGGCAGAAGTTTATCCAGACAATGCCGCCTTACTGGTTGATACCTATGATGTGTTGAAATCTGGCGTGCCGAATGCGATTAAAGTCTTTAAAGAATTGAAAGCCAACGGCCACAAACCAGTTGGAATCCGAATTGATTCCGGTGACATCAGTCAACTTTCCAAGGCTGCCCGCAAGATGCTCGACGATGCCGGTTTGCCGGAAGTTAAGATTACGGCTTCAAATGCCCTGGACGAGCACGTGGTCGCTTCACTCCTTAATGAGGGTGCGCCGTTGGATAACTTTGGGATTGGTGAGAAGCTGATCACTAGTGCTTCTTCACCGGTCCTCAGCGGGGTTTACAAACTCGCTGCCGTTATTGAGAACGGTAAAATGATTCCTAAGATCAAAGTCAGTGCCAGCCGGGAAAAGGTTACCCTGCCTGGTCTCAAGCAGGTCTACCGGCTTTATCAACCGGGGACTGACAAGGCCTTTGCGGATGTTATCGCCCTCAGTGATGAATCCTTGGATCAACCGATTACGGTGGTGAAGGCTAACCCACTGGCTACCAAACGGGAACAGCGAATCGAGAAGTTTGACGCCAAGCCACTCCAAAATGAAGTTTTGGCCGGCACGGATTTGAAGATGGCTTTTCCAAGTGTCTTTGATATTCAAAAGTATTCCAAACAAAAACTAACCGAGATTCCAGCTGCCACTCAGCGGTTGGTCAACCCGGACGAATTTCCAATCTATGTGACCACCAAGCTGGCTGCCTTGCAGGAGAGTTTGCTGGAAGCGGATGCTCAGTAG